The DNA sequence tgaaatcagagaaaggcaaataccgtacgatctcacttatatgtggaatctaaaaaacaaaacaaacaaaataaaatgcaaacagtCAACAATTGctcaaatgaaatttaaaaaacatgactTAGCTACATTAAATAGCAGAGTAAAACAAAGTATTGAACAAAGTCAAAATATTGAACCATAGCTTTCCAGTGAGTTCAGAGACTTGTTCTAGTTCCTACAAGAAACAAGATACATATGCAAAATGCCTAGAACTGCATTTAGCACACAGTGTGCACTCAAAAAAGGGCCACCTGGTATAGCTATACTAGGAAGTGTCATTCACAGACCACAATGTTAAGGTAAAAGCAATAATAATGTAAGACTCAATTAGTTGCATGAAATTACCTTTTTATGGTTTACTTGCCAAAGATACTCTTGACTCAGCTTCTCACAACGTACTATTCCGAACAGAATAGATCAACAGAAGGGCTACtctttagaaaaaatttaaaacaaaacagcccAGGCAGTAATTGTGTGTGGAGACTCAGTGAACTGGGTTTAGGCGGAGTTCATGACTCCAAATACTTATCGTGATCATGGCTAAGCCATCTGAGGTCTGTCTGGGTTTCATTTTCCTTCAACAGCATCTGTCTTCTTTCCCACAAATGGAAGAAGTGTCAGGCAGGACTTGACTGACTATAGGGTAAAATCATAGCACCAaatatttgagaaacaaaataacaTCTAAGGAACTAACAACACTCTCCACTGCTGAGGTACATACAATCTAGAGCAAATTAGTAACACTAGTATACTCTTAGTCAAAGATCTTAAGGCACTTGGAGCCTTCAGGGTAGACCAATTTCTTAATTAGTTATGTGACTGGGTCATGATTCTTCCTTCAAAGttacaataaagtatttttatgatAGGACAGTATGCTGTCATTGATTCTATCAGTTACCACTAGCAGAAGGTAAGATGCTTGAAGTCTATCAAGCATTTTAAGGACAATATGGGGAAAAATTGCCCACTTCCTTGAAAGATCCTGTTTATATGGGAGAATCTTACATAAACATATCTAGAAAACATGACTAGGAATCAGATCAGTCTACAACGACatgcatttttacttttgtaatcaATGCAAAGAATTTAGCAACTTTCATATTTATAGGGAATATGCAATCTGGTCACACCCATTTCAAAGATTCATTCTTAATACAGATGAAAGCTAACTTTCTTATAACGTGACCATATAATCCTCCAAGCTGGGGCacttttgaaagtgaaaggagATGCTGTTAATAATTGCAACAGATAACAGGTATTAACCAGAAAATAGGGGGGTGTGTAGTCATATAAAttcactataaaaataaattgacaattaaaatgttatattttatgacattttttaacacaataaacacatacacacaaataaattaGCCAGTAATCTTTcctataaaacaaaaatctatattttCCCCTTAAAGTAAGGGAGATTCACTTAATATGTGGAGTCTTGGAAAGTCAGTATCCAAATTCAATAGGATGTTTTCTTTTAGGTTAAGAATTTGTCAAGTACCACAGGAAGCCTTCATACATGAACTCTTGAAAGTTAGACATgcgagcagaagcaagaagaactaaaatcctgcagcctgtggaacaaaaaccacattcacagagagatagacaagatgaaaaggcagagggctatgttccagataaaggaacaatataaaaccccagagaaacaactaaatgaaatggagataggcaatcttccagaaaaagaattcagaataacgatagtgaagatgatccaggaccttggaaaaagaatggaggcaaagatcgagaagatgcaaggaatgtttaacaaagatctagaagaattaaagaacaaacagagatgaacaatacaataactgaaatgaaaaaacactagaaggaatcaatagtagaataactgaggcagaagaatggatatgtgacctggaagacagaacagtggaattcactgctgcggaacagactaaagaaaaaagaatgaaaagaaatgaagacagcctaagatacctctgggacaacattaaatacaacaacattcgaattataggggtcccagaaggagaagagagagagaaaggacccgagaaaatatttgaagagattatactagaaaaattccctaacatgggaaaggaaatagcaaccTAAGTCGAGGaagcgcagcaagtcccatacaggataaacccaaggagaaacacgccgagacacatagtaatcgaattggcaaaaattaaagacaaagaaaaattactgaaagcagcaagggaaaaacaacaaataacatacaacggaactcccataaggttaacagctgatttctcagcagaaactctacaagccagaagggagtggcatgatacacttaaggtgatgaaagggaagaaactacaaccaagattactctacccggcaaggatctcattcagattcgatggagaaatcaaaagctttacagacaagcaaagctaagagaattcggcaccaccaaaccagctctacaacaaatgctgaaggaacttctctaagcgggaaacacaagagaagaaaaggacctacaaaaacaaacccaaaacaattaagaaaatggtcataggaacatacatatcaatgattaccttaaatatgaatggattaaatcctccaaccaaaagacacaggcttgctgaatggatgcaaaaacaagacccatatatatgctgtctacaagagacccacttcagaccgagggacacatacagactgaaagtgaggggatggaaaaaaatattccatgcaaaaggaaatcaaaagaaagctggagggcttccctggtggcgtagtggttgagagtccgcctgccgatgcaggggacacggcttcgtgccccggtccgggaagatcccacatgccgcagagcggctgggcccgtgagccatggccgctgagcctgcgcgtccggagcctgtgctccgcaacgggagaagccacaacagtgagaggcccgcgtactgcaaaaaagcaaaacaacaacaacaagaacaacaacaacaacaacaacaaaaagaaagctggagtagcaatactcatatcagataaaatagattttaaaataaagaatgttacaagagacaaggaaggacactacataatgatcaagggatcaatccaagaagatataacaattataaatatatatgcacccaacataggtgcacctcaatacataaggcaactgctaacagctgtaaaagaggaaattgacagtaacacaataatagtgggggactttaacacctcacttacaccaagggacagatcatccaaaatgaaaataaataaggaaacagaagctttaaatgacacaatagaccagatatatttaactgatatttataggacattccattcaaaaacagcagattacactttcttctcaagtgtgcacggaacattctccaggatagatcacatcttgggtcacaaatcaagcctcagtaaatttaagaaaattgaaatcatatcaagcatcttttctgaccacaatgctatgagattagaaatcaattacagggaaaaaaacgtaaaatacacaaacacatggaggctgaacaatacattactaaataaccaagagatcattgaaatcaaagaggaaatcaaaaaatacctagagacaaatgacaatgaaaacacgacgatccaaaacctatgggatgtagcaaaagcagttctaagaaggaagtttacagctatacaagcctacctcaagaaacaagaaatatctcaaataaatgtaagaccggacactagaaaactcttagaggaaaatataggaagaacactctttgacataaatcacagcaagagattttttgatccacctcctagaataatggaaataaaaccaaaaataaacaaatgggacctaatgaaacttaaaagcttttgtacagcaaaggaaaccataaacaagacgaaaagacaaccctcagaatgggagaatatatttgcaaatgaatcatcggacaaaggattaatctccaaaatatataaacagctcatgcagctcaatattaaaaaaacaaacaacccaatccaaaaatgggcagaagacctaaatagacatttctccaaagaagacatacagatggccaagaaacacaggaaaagctgctcaacatcactaagtattagagaaatgcaaatcaaaactacaatgaggtatcatctcacaccagttagaatgggcatcatcagaaaatctacaaagaacaaatgctggagagggtgtggagaaaaaggaaccctcttgcactgttggtgggaatgtaaattgatacagccactatggagaacagtatggcagttccttaaagaactaaaaatagaattaccatatgacccagcaatccacctactgggcttatacccagagaaaaccataattctaaaagacacattcaccccaatgttcattgcagtactgtttacaatagccaagtcatggaagcaacttaaatgcccatcgacagacaaatggataaagaggatgtggtacatatatacaacggaatattactcagtcataaaaaggaacgaaactgggtcatttgtagagacgtggatggatctagagactgtcatacagagtgaagtaagtcagaaagagaaaaacaaatatcgtatattaacgcatataggtggaacctagaaaaatggtacagatgaaccggtttgcagggcagaaatagagacacagatgtagagaacaaacgtatggacaccaagaggggaaagtggtggtggtggtggtggtggtagtcagctgaattgggagattgggattgacatgtatacactaatgtgtatacaattgatgactaataagaaaaataaataaataaaaaataaacattaaaataagttaGACATGCAAGTAAAGAGGACAGATGCTAGTATTCTTATTCCAGTGAGCATATACAtctacaataaattttaaaagggctGAAATCTCACTAAATTAACAGAAATGATGGGAGAAATAACATACACTATTTCTTCTGATCTTTGGGAAAGTGACTTATGCTTAATTCTTAGAGCTGTGACATAGAATAGTTGGATCTAATTTTTCAGTACACACTGCAAGAGAATTCTATTAGTGGAGATTGGCCTTTAGAGGACCCCTAAAACAAAAGATGACAACTAATGTATGATGTGATCCTAAAATCTAGTCCAGTCTATTTCAGGCACATGAAGTAATTCTTCCATGTGAGGCATGGAAGTTAGTACAGGGAATCTTAGCAACATCAAAGAATTTGATGAATCTTAACCACAGTACCACCAGGGGGTACTATAGGCCAAAAGGGAACAAAGTTGTTCTCCTCCCCAGGATGGCTGAGCTGAGACTACAAACCACTCTTATGTCTTCCTATGGACAAACCGCAATCCTCACTCCACTTCATTTGCTTCCCCAGCTATTCGCTTGTGCCTAGTGGTATATTCTGACTTTTCTGccagtttttttccctgaatgtCTGCCATCCTCCCTGGCCACCAGCCCTACCATTTCtattccctgtctccctcccattcacctcccttctcctctccttcaggcATCTGCCAGCCTCACATCTTTCTCTACACATACTTCCTACTCTTTGTACAATTTACCTCTTCCAGCATAAACACCACTGCTTTAAATCAATTATCCCCCAAGTAAAAACATTTTctaggggcttccatggtggcacagtggttgagagtccacctgccaatgcaggggacacgggttcgtgccctggtccgggaggatcccacatgccacggagcggctgggcccgtgagccatggccactgagcctgcacgtccagagcctgtgctccacaatgggagaggccacaacagtgagaggcccgcgtaccgcgtaGCCTATTTATAGTGATAGGGACAGGAGTTATAATTTAAGGTCGCTTCTATTTCATTAATCTCTGAAAGTTAATTTAGTTCTGtacatccaaattaaaaaaaaaaaagaccttcagAAGAAAAGTTAAATGAAGCCTGAGGATAAATGCCTGCTTATTTCTCAGTAACCCCTGTAAACACATTTCTGGTCAAAGCtgtgttttaattcttttctttattctatacTCCACATCCATGCATATCTCCTTTGTTATCTGTCACTTCCACGTATTTGCCCTCAACTATTGCTTTCTAGGCCAATGTCAAATCGTTTCATCTTTAAATCTCATTGGTTAAATTGTTTTGCAGCTTTAATGaggtaattcacataccatacaattcacccacttaaCGTATACAATGGCTTTTAGCATgttcagagttgtacaaccatcgccACAgtcaactttagaacattttcgcCACCCCAGTAAGAAACCCTGCACATATTAGCAGTCACTCTTCAATCCACCCTCTTCCCCTCCACACCAGTCCTAGGAAACAAATCATCTATTTTCTGTCcatatagatttgcctattctggagattttatacaaatataatCCTACAATACGtgatcctttgtgactggcttctttctttctttctttcttttttttaaacagggcagacttttctttttttaataaattaatttacttatttatttatttttggctgcgttgcatcCTCTTTGCTGTGCGCAGGGCTtcctctagtcgcggcgagcgggggctactctttgttacggtgtgcgggcttctcattgtggtggtttctcttgttatggagcacgggctctgggcatgcgggtttcaacagttgtggctcacgggctcagtagttgtgactcgcgggctctagagcacaggctcagcagttgtggcacacgggcttaggtgctccacagcatgtgggatctttctggaccagggattgaacctgtgtcccctgcactggcaggcagattcttaaccactgcgccaccagggaagtcctggcttctttcatgtaatcatgatttcaagattcatccatgttatagcacgtgtcagtacttcatttttttttaatgcagaataatatttaattgtatggACATACTGCATTTAACTTATCTAATCacttgttgatgggcatttgggttgcttccacactGTGGCTGTGGCTGTTATGAGTAATACTGCTTTGAAggtttgtgtacaagtttttgtgtggacatatgttttcacttctcttaggTATTGTTATGAGTTGAACTGCAttccccccaaaaagatatgcTGAAGTTAACCTCCAGTACCCCAGAACGTGACCTTTCTTGGAAACAGGTCTTTagagaggtaatcaagttaaaatgaggtccttGGGGTAGGCCCTAGTCCAATAttattggtgtccttataaataGGAAAATTTGGACAAGaagaagagacacacagggagaacaccaagTGAAGATGGAGGGTTGCACTGatgcatctacaaaccaagaaacGTTACAGATTTCTGGACTTCCCTCGCAGTCCAGTggttctactgcagggggcacaggttcaatcaccagtcagggaattaagatcccacatgctgcacaacatggccataaaaaaaaaaaaaaaaaaaagatttctagcAAACACCAGAAACTacaagaggcaagaaaggattctcTCCTAGTGTCATTAGAGAGAGCAGGACCCTGCCAATACTTTGATTTAGGACTTCCAgctcccagaactgtgagacaattaTCTGTttttctaagccacccagttttgggtactttgttacagtagcactaggaaatgaatacaggttgtacctaggagtggacctgctggatcatatggtacctctatgTGTCACCATCAAGGaactgccagattgttttccCAAGCAGCTATACCATTTGATTGTTTTTCAATAAACTATTAATGGTTTCAAAACCTCCCTCAAATATAGATAGTCAGCTTTTCTATGTGTTACCTTGCCTTCGACAGGCAGTTTCCCCTGCATCCCTACAATGGTGGCAGTCTTCTTCACCACCATTTGTTAAACCTTcctatttctttcaaaaataacaGTAACAAGTGGTTAAGTTACCAACACACTAATGGAAGGGGGTATCTAGAATACGCTATGGTCAGGGCTGCAGAATAATCTTAGTGCTCTAAACCTGAAGATGGGTAAATGGTACTAACCAGCAGGAAACTGTCTTTAAAAGGAGGATTTCCTAgctgagatggggaagaaaagaggatCCTGAAGGAGATGATGGCCTTTTCTTAAGGGAAGGGAATCTGGCCACAAAGAGATCTAAGTCCCATCTCTGGAAAAAAGGAATTGGCATGGAGACAGAGAATACATCTTCTGGCAGAAACTCTGAAATTCTGAATTTCAGTTTGTTGTTGTCCTAAGAGGAGCTTCAACTCTTCTTCAAACAATAAAGTACTATAATAAATCCAGTAATGATGaagttatatatagatatttaatcAAATACATGACTATTCTGAACAAGGAAGAATAATACCATTTATATAGTTGAGTAAAtaagatatatacacatacacaaacagaTCAAGTGCCATGTCTGGCCAATGATGTTTTAAATAGCCAATAAAGCCTGTAGATTTTAGATCTCTGCACAATGAATGGAGGTCAGGTATATGAGTAATGACTTGGCTCTTGGCCATGTTATAaaaactagggggaaaaaaaacacatgctAAAAGGTTTACATTAAAATCTTATAAAGATCAGTTCATTTTGTTAACAATAACCTATTTTCACTTATTTCATGTGCAAGGtcaactttttcatttttcacagcCTCATATAGAAAAGTAAAGCAGAATGAAAAGGGAATGTTGGAGAAATGCATTCTAATGCCAGTGGGCTGACTGCTGACAGTGACGACAGACAGGAAAACACCAGACAGAGCAGATCACTCAAAACACACAACCGTCCGGGATTATTTAgtgaagggagagaggggagggagaaaccCCCTGAAGGTGTCACTGTGCAATCACTGGTGCCCAAAACTGGTGAGCTCAAGTCCTCAGAGGAGTTCATTTAGTTCATGTTACTTAAGAGGAAGGTAAAAACACAGTACTTTCTAGAACATAACATCAAggagttaaaataaaattaaggctACTAATTATCTCCAATAagccatctttttattttccttctcctgaACTTTCTCCCAGTCGATGACTAAGCCTGGTCTGGAACAAAGAGAAGACTGGAACAAAACAATTATTCAGGAAACCTAGGTCTGAAGACACAGCAATGATTGTTTAAAGTTGGAAGAACGGGAGCAAAACTGAAGTCTATATGATTTTACTTAACTTGAaagactcaaaagaaaaaaaaacttaccttGCATACCATTTCTACAAAAATTTCTTCCCTCCCTAGCCTCCTCTTACCTTGTTACAACAAAAGCCACAGAATCttttagatcagtggttctcaagcacTTGGAGAAGCCCAAGCATCATTATCAGCACCACCTGAAAATTCCTTAGAAACGCAAATTACTGGGCCACACCCCAGGCCTACAGACTGAGAAACTCCAAGGGTGCGGCCAGAAACCAGTGGTggtcccagccctccctccctccaggtgattctgatgcttgctGACGTTAGAGAATCACTGCTTCAAATAACACGAATGTAAAAGGCCCAGGATTTTTGACTGATAGAACAAAAGGATCCTGAAAAGACTGAAAGGACAAAAGGTAATAGGGAAGGAAAGTCTATTACGTAAACTGTGCATTATTAGCTTAGAAACCAGTTCCTTTCTAGATTAAGGCCCAGAAGCAACCTTCAGTAAGTAGTAGCATAAAGATGGTACCTTCCAGATGTTTCAGGAGTGCCCGGCTGCTATTTCCATGAGCAGATATCAGAATGGTTTTACCACTTAATACTTCAGGAGCAATCCTTTCATTCCAATAAGGAAGGAGTCTCTCCAGAACATCCTTTAAGCTCTCGGATCGCGGCAGCTGATCCAAAGGAGTGTCGCACACTTTATATCTCCGGTCGTTGTAGATTTCGTGGTAGTAAGGATGGGACTCCTCTATGGGCGGTGGGGTCACACTGTAGCTCCTTCTCCACAGCCTCACTTGTTCCTCGCCGTGATTCAAAGCCATTTGCTCCCTGTTGAGACCGATCAAGGCTCCATAGTGACGCTCATTGAGACGCCAGGAGCTTTCCACGGGAACCCACTCCTGCCCCAGCTCTTCCAGGATCAGCCAGGCTGTGTGGATGGAGCGGTTCAGGATGGATGTGAACACAAGATCAAACTCAAAGTTTAGCGCTTTGAGTTGCTTCCCACAGTTCCGAGCTTCTTCCATTCCTTCACTGTTAAGTTTCTGATCCACCCAGCTACAAAAACGGTTCTCTTTATTCCAAGCACCCTCTCCATGTCTTAACATAATCAGTTTGTACTTGGACATACTGATGGCTGAGCTTCTCTAGTGCTTTCCAATGGGCCAGGGTTCAGTGACAGCAAGACatctagaaagagaagaaacaaaaagtatAAGTTATATTCTTCATTCAACTAACTACCTGGGGGTGGAAGCACAACTTTTCAACAGCCAGTTTCTAAAACACACTGGAATGATTCCTTGAACAGTTTTGACATCAGACATCTGGCAACTCATACATACTGTGGCACATACAGAGTCTACAGATAATTACAGGGAACCTAGTTAGTTGACAAATTTTCTGATGGCTGGGTAGTAAGTAATTGTATGACATAAAACAACAGAACACTTCATTCTATTGGCATGCTACATTTCCACCAGATAAAAAGGCAGTTTCTGCTTACAGAAGACAGGATTTAATAGAATGAGTTTTAGGTGTCTAAAGGGATGACTCGTAGTTGGGAACTCCCAGGTCTGAGAAGCTGACTCGAGACTGAAGGCAcccttctcattttgtttcccCCTCTGGTGGAGAAATAATTTACCAGTCTCGTCTTATTATCGAAGTTATTAAACATGTTAATTCAATAAACCACCACATTCATCTGGTATGTAAATCATTGATTGGTGGCAACTAGCTCTTCAATGCCACAGGCTACATCACATACAAGAAAATCTAAGGTTCaacatttaaacattaaaatgatttaaatcaACATTAACACCCAATATGGTACTTACCTAAATAATCTTTCACCTGCCTCAAGATAGAGTTTTTGGCAGGAATAAATTGGATGCAAAACAAGCTATCAAATTAAGCAGCTGAGAGATGCTGCCTGTAGAAACAGATTACCAGAAGCAGGTCTGTAGGAGTGAGAGGAAGCACACTGATAAGGAGGcccccctctccttctcccaaCCCTTCAGCTGTCCTATACATGCCAGCCACATCTCAGCAGGCGAAGACTCTAGTAAAGAGGGACAGGCAACCCTAAAGTGTTTCTGAACTTCCTAAGTGAAGCTGCCGGCCCAAAGATCTGCTGGGCCCACTCTGTCCCGTGGAGAATCTTCGGGCTGGCTGCATCAGCCTGCCTCGCTCTCCTTGCAGTGGACAGATCTACACTGACAAACCCTGCTCAGTTTACTTGCCCAGCGCTTTCCACCTCTAGCCCAGCACTTTCCACACTGGAGGGTAGAGATTATATGATCAGGGCCTGGGCTTCTGCCATTCTTGGCAACTTCCATTAACTGGAGATTTTCTGTCCCACTTAAACTGTGATTCACCCACAGTTATATAACAGTCAATGACAAAGTTAATTGGAATCTAGatctaatttcttccttcctttagtAATTCCTAGAGATTCTCAAGGgggaaaaatgtctttaaaacaaAGCTTCCAATTTCAGTGGAGGGCCAACAGAGGACCCAAGGGAGGAAGCAGATTGAGGTGATTTGCAAGTGGCTGAAAGGCTACAATGGTTAGGTTTATGACTTCCCTTTCTCATCAGGTATCAATAAAATTTGATGCTTTATTTAGTGCATGTGAAGTGGGGAAGCATCAGGTCACTGGAAGAAACTGGGCTAAGGACTCAGGTGAAGGTACCTTGCAGAGCTAAGACTTTCCAGAGGGAAAGCAATGTCTCTATTCTCAGCCCAGATGGGCATCGGGTGGCAGAACAGAGAATGGGATGAAAGAACTGGGCAGTGTTTGTCTAGGGGATTACCGGTGCCCGGAAGAGGAATAATCATGAAACTAATGAAGCTCAAGTTTCAGGGCCCCTCACTTGAACAAACTCCTTCTAAGGCACTGGGAGAGACCAAATAATGAATTCACatcattgagagagagagagagagagagagagagagagagagagagtgtgtgtgtgtgtgtgtgtgtgtgtgtgtttaatcagCAAAAGACACTtctgtattgcttttttttttttaaagggcccACCCCAATCCAGTAAGTACTAGAAGTTTCAGGCCCATCAAAAACTGGATCCATGCCCACGCAacatttactgttttgttttcggtggtggtgaggagggggatggagaaaagagaagttaTCAATTGTTCTCTACCTCAGCCCTTACTGTGTCTTGTCAAACAAGAAGCTCCTTAGGCTGATGAAGCTACTTTCCCTTCAAATGAAGAAGGTGTGATAGACAAATATTATAGGCAGAGGCACTTCTCCATCATCTTTTGATTAAAAACTATATGGAGGCAACAAAAAAAATGTAGCAATAATATCATGAACACTGAGGCAACTATCACCAAGCTCTGCAGTATTTTAATCTGCTCTATTTGcttacttaaagaaataaaacaatttctctttcttcccctcaaaatatatatattggagcAGAGAAATAGTGCTACAGCCACAAGGACTCTACAAATAAATACACACCTGCGCTTTACTCCGGTGGACAGACGGCGAATACAGGATAAGGTACCAAACTGGAACATCTACCTCAGGTCAACAGAaagtcccttccctctctcctccttgctATCAACTGATCTTTGCCATTTAATTAACTACTGAATATTCACAAAGGAGCTGTTGAGGTTTATAGTTTGCATTCTTTACAATTTAATCATTGTGGGAGCTGGATGTCAAGTGTCAACAAACATAACACTGTAGTCAGTTTCATTTAAAGTTTCAGGCTGATCTGTGAGGAGCAGTGCTGTGGGGCTGCAAGGTGGTAGGAAAAGTGCTGAACTGCAGGGAACACGCGCTTTTCTGATGGAAGCAACTCGTGTGCATGGACAAAGCATTTGTATAATCTGGTCTCGCTGAGCTAAGGGTACCATTCTAGAACTTTTCTGGAGAACAAGGAGAAGCCAGGGCTGCTGAAAACAAAGACTGGAGAGAATGCAAGACTCAGACCAGACAGAACCTgtggattctgttttgtttttagggtaaatgtctttttttttaatgtgatcatTTCAGTTCTTAGAAGctcaaatgaaaaatgaagggaGTAGCTGCTACTTAGCTCCAGCCCATTTCTCTGTGAGACTGAGGAACTGGGGTCCTCAATCTTCCAATTCTCAAAAGAACTGGAAATGTGAATTTTATGTGATATCTAATACAAATACTAGCAACtaatttgaatacattttaaaaatgtgagctAAACAAGACATTTCTGAGAGTAGATTGAGTCTGCTAGTGTGTGACTGTGACTTAAAGAGAAACCTCCTCCAGGCCACAGGTGAATGAGGACcaccccccccagccccgccttCCTGCCCCCTGGAGCTGGTCAGACCCCAAGCCTCCAGGCTCTAACCCCAGCCTTCCTCTGTGGTTGTCCAGCGCACTCTTTCAAAGGACAGACCCTCTAATCC is a window from the Orcinus orca chromosome 9, mOrcOrc1.1, whole genome shotgun sequence genome containing:
- the BPGM gene encoding bisphosphoglycerate mutase codes for the protein MSKYKLIMLRHGEGAWNKENRFCSWVDQKLNSEGMEEARNCGKQLKALNFEFDLVFTSILNRSIHTAWLILEELGQEWVPVESSWRLNERHYGALIGLNREQMALNHGEEQVRLWRRSYSVTPPPIEESHPYYHEIYNDRRYKVCDTPLDQLPRSESLKDVLERLLPYWNERIAPEVLSGKTILISAHGNSSRALLKHLEGISDEDIINITLPTGVPILLELDENLHAVGPHQFLGNQEAIQAAIKKVEDQGKVKRADK